The genomic region TATTTTATTTAAATAATCAAATTCATGACGTATTTTTTGAATAGATCCATGAAAAGTTGCCATTCCCATTAGTCCAATAATTTTTACATTTTTCATATTTTTATAATGATTATTTTCTAAAATTTCATGAACTTCTTTATTAGTAATTCCGGATTTATTTTTTTCATTGCAAATTTTTATTTGCAATAAACAGTTTATAATCCGATTATATTTTAGTGCTTCTTTATTTATTATTTTAAGATGTTCAATTCTTTGAACACTATGAATTAAATTAATAAAAGGAACTATATATTTTAATTTATTACTTTGAATTCTACCAATCATATGCCAACGAATATCCTTTGGTAATTTTTTATATTTTAGGATCATTTCTTGAATATAATTTTCTCCAAAATCTCTATGTCCTGTTTGATAAACTTTTTTTATAGAAGAAATATCTTGATTTTTAGATACTACTAAAATTTTTATATTTTTTGGTATTGATTTTTTTATGGAAAAAATACGATATTCGATTGTTTTCATTTTTATGAAAATATTCTTTCAAATTCTTTCATTACATCAATTAAAACCTGTACACTTTCTAATGGTATCGCATTATATATACTAGCACGATATCCACCTAAAACTCTATGACCTTCTAATCCAATAATATTTTCTTTTTTCCACATATCATCAAATTTTTTTTTTAGATTTTTTTTTTTTAAAAAAAAGGTAACATTCATATTAGAACGATCTTCCTTATAAATTTTATTTTCAAATAGATTATTTCTATCTATTTCATCATATAATAATTTAGATTTTTCTTTATTTTTTTTTTCTAGAATAGAAATTCCTCCTTTATTTTTTATCCATTCTAAAGTTAACATAGAAGTATAAATAGAAAATATATTTGGTGTATTGAAAATACTTTTATTTTTAATATGAATTTTATAGTCTAGATAAGAAGGTATATTTCTTTGAGTTTTTATTAAAATATTTTTTTTTACTATAACAATAGTCATTCCAGCCGAACTTACATTTTTTTGTGCAGAAGCATAGATTAATCCAAATTTACAAAAATTTAATTTTCTACTAAAAATATCAGAAGACATATCACAAATTATTGGTACAGAAGTATTAGGAAATATTTTCATTTGTGTTCCAACAATAGTATTATTTGAAGTACAATGAAAATAATCTACTTCATCTGGAATTTTATAATTTTTAGATATATGAACATATTTTTTTTCTCTTCCAGAAAAAAGTATTTTTACTTTTCCAATCTTTTTCGCTTCTTCAATAGCCATATTAGCCCATATTCCTGTATCTAAATAAGCTGCTTCTTTTTGCATTAAATTATATGGGACCATGGTAAATTGTAATGTAGCACCTCCTTGAAGAAATAAAACAGAATAATCTTCATTTAAATTCATCAAATTTTTTACCAAATTAGTAGTTTTTTCCATTATTTCTTCAAAATCTTTACTCCTATGAGATATTTCAAGCAAAGATAATCCATATTGATTATAATTAATTACAGCTTTAACTGATTTTTTAATAACTTGTTTTGGTAAAATAGAAGGACCAGCATTAAAATTATGTATTTTCATATATCATGAATAGAATAACTAATTTTTTTTTTAAAATTAAAAAAAATACTAATATAATAACTAAATTATATCTTTATTCCTAATATTTTTTTGTTTTTTTTGTTACTTTGAATCTATCATCTAATCGATTTCCTATAACCAAAATAATATCTCCATTTCCATTAATCAATAACCATATTTGTTTTTTTTCCAAAAGAGAAAATTTTTTTTCTTTATAATATTTACTTAATTTTTTTTTACCTTTCATGTTTAAAGGAAAAAAGTAATCTCCTTTTTTCCATGTTCTTAATTCTAAAGGAAATTTAATTTTATCAAAATCGATGAATGACATATTTTTCGTATTTTCTTTTTTTAGTGAAGGATTTATAATAAATTGTATATCAATAGGTAAATATTTTAAATTTCCAAATTGTATATCCTGTATAACGTAACCATTATCTTTTTTATCAAAAAAATGATTTTCTATTAAAATCCAATAATTCCTATTTTTAATAATACGATATCTTTTTGAAATTAGTTGTTTTCCAGATTGTGCATAAATAAGATGTTTTAAATTTTCTACATTAGAAAATCCATATGGAAAAAATAATTTAAATAAATAAAATGATAATGGTTGTAAATTTTTTATTTTTTTGTATTCTATCTTCCATAAAAATGGATTACTTTGTTTTTCTACTGTAATATCTTTATTTATTTTTTTTATTTCTATCTCTATAAAAGAATTTTCCTGATAAAGATATTCCATACTTTTTTTTACCCCCTTATAAAAAGAATTAGAAAAAGTAGATGTTATTAAGCGAATTTTATTTCTTAAATATTTATATTCTTTATTACTGTTATCTAATCTCCATTTGATATTTTTTATTTTAGCATAATGTAAAATTTCTTTTTTAGTAAAATCAGAAAGAGGACGAATAAATTTTTTGTTTTTTATAGGTATTCCTAACAATCCTTTAATTCCTGTTCCTCTCATCATATTAATAAAAAAGGTTTCAATAGAATCGTTAAAATGATGCCCTAAAGCTATATATTCATATGAATTTATTTCTAATAATTCTTCAAACCAATCATACCTAAGTTTTCTAGCAGCCATTTGTATGGATATTTTTTTTTTTTTAGAAAAATCCAAAGTATTAAATCGTTTAATATGATATGAAATATTTTTTTTTATACAAAAATTCCTGACAAAATATTCATCTTCATTAGATTCTTTATTTCTTAGGGAAAAATTACAATGAGCTACACTTAATGTTATTTTTTTAAGATTACAAGAAATATGAAGTAATAAATTTAGAAGTACCATACTATCTAATCCTCCACTTACAGCAACACAAACATTTTTATTTTCAATTGAAAAATCTTTTATTAATTTTTCTAAAAATAAAGTATCATATAATTTATATTCCATAACTAACTATTCAATATTATTTATAATTTCCTTAATTATTTTTTTTTTGGATTTTCCAGTAATGTCAATTATTTTAGAAGATTTTTCATAAAAAAAAATTCTATTTGAAAAATGCTTCATAATAAATATAAATAATTCATTTTTAGATAAATGAGATATAATAGGTCTATTTTTTTTCTCTATATATAGCCTTTTATATAATGTATAAATATTGGTTTTTAGATAAAATGTTTTCGAATATTTATTTAATAAATAAATATTGTTATAATAACAAGGTGTCCCTCCACCAACAGATAAAATATATTGTTTATGTTTTTTTAAAAATTTTTTAAGCATTAAATGTTCTATTTTTCTAAAAAAAATTTCTCCATTTTTTTTGAAAATATTATAAATAGAATCCTTTTTTTTTTGAACTATCATAGAATCTAAATCATAAAAAAAAAATTTCAATTTTTCGGATAAAATTTTTCCTATAGAAGTTTTCCCACAACCCATATATCCAATCAAAGTTACTTTCATGAAAATATAAAATTTATAATAGTATATTTGTTTATATAAAAAAAATACATAGATAGAATAAAAATATAGAATTCAGACCTGATAGCTCAGCTGGTAGAGCATTACACTTTTAATGTAAGGGTCCTGGGTTCGAATCCCAGTCAGGTCATTATTACATTCATCACATCATTTATTTATTTCTATTTCTAATACAGTTGGACAATGATCCGAATATTTTATTTCAGGTAATAAATATGCATTAATCATTTTTTTTTTTAAAAAACTGCTAACCATTATATAATCAATTCTCCAACCTTTATTATTTTTTTTTGAATTATAACGATAACTCCACCAACTATAATGTTTAGATTCTTTAACATAGTTTCTAAAACTATCTATAAATCCTAAATTTAAAAAATCACTCATCCATTTTCTTTCTTTTGGCAAAAAGCCAGAATTTTTATGATTTTTTATAGGATCATAAATATCTATTTTTTTATGACAAATATTATAATCTCCACAAATAATAAGATTTGTTAATTTTTTTTTCATTTTTTCTATATAAAAAATGAAATTATCCATAAAATAAAATTTAAAATTTAATCTATTTTCCATATCTATTCCTGATGGTATATAAATATTTATCACGGATATTTTTTTTAAATCTATTCGTAATATTCTTCCTTCTTGATCAATAGAATCAATTCCTATTCCATATTCTATATGATTTGGTCTTTTTTTACATAAAATACCTACTCCACTATATCCTTTTTTTTTTGTTGAAGGATACCAATAATGATAATAACCCAAATTATCAAATATACTGGTATCTATTTGTTCCGGAAAAGCTTTTATTTCTTGAAAACATAAAATATCTGGTTGATTTATTTCAATCCAATTGGATAAACCTTTATTTATTCCAGATCTAATTCCATTAATATTATAACTAATAATTTTCATATTCCATAAAAAAATTTTTTATATTTGCTCATTAAATCTATAGATAAAGATAAAAATTACTGTAAAAGCTTACAAAATAGTAAGCTTTTACTATTATTATAATATATTATTCCTTCCTATATAAAATGGATAAACTTAAAATAGCTATTCAAAAATCAGGGCGTCTTTATGACGACTCCATCAAATTACTTAAAGATTGTAGTATAGAGGTTAATATTGGAATAGACAAATTAAAAACAACAGCTCTTAATTTTCCACTAGAAATACTTTTTTTACGTGATGATGATATTCCTCAATATTTAGAAGATGGAGTAGCCGATATAGGAATTGTTGGAAAAAATGTTCTTTTGGAAAAAAGAAAAAAAATAAAAATCAAAGAAACTTTAGGATTTGGAAAATGTCGTCTTGCTATTGCAATTCCTAAATCTTTAGTTTATAAAGAAATAAATGATTTAAATGGAAAAATAATCGCTACAAGTTATCCATTTTTGGTTAGAGAATTTTTCGAAAAGAAATATATAAAAGCAGAAATTCACGAAATTTCTGGAGCTGTAGAAATTGCCCCTGGAATAGGATTAGCCGATTGTATTTGTGATTTGGTAAGTAGTGGATCTACACTTTTTATGAATGGATTAAAAGAAGTAGAAACAATTCTTCAATCTGAAGCTGTTTTAGCATCTAATCTTCATTTAGGAGAACCACAAAATATCATAATGAAAAAATTATTATTTCGGATTCGATCTGTAAAAAAAGCTAAAAATCATAAATATATTCTTTTAAACGTCTCTAATGAACATTTAGAAAAAATAATATCTCATCTTCCAGGAATTAAAAGTCTAGTTATTTTTCCATTAGAAAATTCAAAATGCAGTTCTGTACATTTTGTAGTAAATGAAAATAATTTTTGGAGAATTATAGAAAATTTAAAAGCACTTGGAGCACAAGATATATTAGTACTTCCAATAGAAAAAATTATACTTTAATATATTAAAATATAATAATATGAATATTCAAGTTTATATGCAACCTTCATTCAATACGTGGAAATATATTATAAAAAGACCTATAAAAAATATTTCCATATTAACTGATTCAGTTACTCCTATTATAAATAATGTAAAAAAATATGGAGATTTAGCTTTAAAAACCTATACAAAAAAATATGATAATTTTAATCTTAAATATATTCAAGTAACGGAAGAAGATATTAATAAAGCAAATATAAAAATTTCAAATTGTTTAAAAAAATCTATTGAAATAGCATATAAAAACATCAAATTTTTTCATCAAAAACAAATACATGAAGAATCTAAAATTGAGGTACTACCAGGAATTATTTGTTGGAGAAAATCAGTTCCTATAGAAAAAGTAGGTTTTTATATACCTGGAGGATCCGCTCCTTTATTATCTACTGTATTAATGTTAGGAATTCCAGGTAAGTTAGCAGGATGTGAAAATATCATTTTATGTTCACCTCCAAATAAAAATGGAGAAATCCATCCATCTATTTTATACACAGCTAAATATATAGGTATTAAACAAATATATAAAATAGGAGGAGCTCAAGCAATAGCTGCCATGGCATATGGTACAGAAAGTATACCATCAGTTTATAAAATATTTGGACCAGGTAATTCTTATGTAACAATAGCTAAACAAATTGTATCTCAAAACGGAATTGTTTCTATTGATATACCTGCAGGTCCTTCAGAAATTGTTATATTAGCCGATAATACAGCTAATCCAGAATATGTAGCTTCCGATTTACTTTCTCAATCAGAACATGATATAGAAAGTTATATTATTTTAGTTACTATAAATGAATCTTGGTGGATAGAAAAAGTAAAAAGTGAATTAAAAAAACAATTAATTAATCTATCCTATAGAAAAAATATTATGAAAAAGGCTTTTGAAAAAAGCAAAATCATTGTTTTTGATTCTTTGGAAGAAGGGATCAACTTGATTAATGAAATTGCTCCAGAACATCTTATTATTAATTGTAATAATGCTATTTATTGGAGTAATAAAATAAAAAATGCTGGTTCAATATTCTTAGGAAATTATTCTCCAATTAGTATTGGGGATTATGCTACTGGTCCTAATCATGTACTTCCTACATATGGTTATGCTAAATCTTATAGTGGAGTATCTGTAGATAGTTTTATTAAAAAAATAACTTTTCAAAAAATTTCCAAAAAAGGATTACGAAATTTATCAAAATGTGTTGATGTATTGTCTTCTGAAGAAGGATTAATAGCACATAAAAAATCCATTAATATTAGATTAAAAAAATGAATATTGAATGTGAATACATGATGAATAAAAATGATTTTTCAAATTTTAATTTGAATTCTTTAATCAGAGATAATATTTTAAAAATAGATCCTTATTTATCTGCTAGAGAAGAATATTCTTATCAAGGAAAAAAAAATTCTATATTTCTAGATGCCAATGAAAATTCTTTCGGGGCTCCTTTATCTTTTTCTAATTCCTATAATAGATATCCGGATCCATTGCAAAAAGAATTAAAAAGAAAAATATCAGAAATAAAAAAAATTTCTTCATCTAAAATTTTTTTAGGAAATGGAAGTGATGAAATTATTGATTTAATTTATCGTATTTTTTCTCGTCCCAATACAGATAATGTAATTATTTTTCCTCCTACATATGGGATGTATGAAGTTAGTGGAAAAATTCATGGAGTAGATATTGTAAAAATTTTTTTAACGGAAGAAGAATATCAATTAAATTTGAAAAAAATAAAAAATTCAGTTAATCCATACAGTCGGATCATTTTTATTTGTTCTCCAAATAATCCTACTGGAAATGATATAAAAAAAGAAGATATTGAAAATATCATAAAAAAATTTCCCGGTATTGTTGTTTTAGATGAAGCCTATATTGATTTTTCAAAAAAAGAATCTTTTTCTCTAGAAATAGATAAATATCCTAATTTAATTATTTTACAAACACTTTCTAAATCTTGGGGGCTAGCCGGATTAAGAATAGGAATTGCTATTTCTTCTGAAGAAATTATTCAATGGATGAATAAAGTGAAATTTCCCTATAACGTAAGTCAAATTTCTCAAAAAATAGCTATTCAAGCTCTTAATAATAAGGATTTATTTTTTTATCATTTAAAAAATATTCTTTCAGAAAGAAAATATATGGAAGACTCTTTAACAAAAATTCCTATTATAGATAAAGTATATCCTAGTTCTTCAAACTTTATACTAGTTAAAATTTCCTTTTCATCAAAAAATCTTTATCAACATTTAGTTAATAAAAACATTATTGTTAGAGACCAGTCTAAAATTATTTTGTGTAATGAATGTTTAAGAATAACAGTAGGTACTCATGAAGAAAATGAGTATTTGATAGATCAAATGAAAAAATATTCCGAAAAATGTTCCTAAGTATATAAGGAATAACATAAAAAAATACCATGAAAAAAATATTGTTTATTGATAGAGATGGAACAATAATTCAAGAAAATCCTCCTAATTATCAAATTGATACTATCGAAAAGGTTAATTTTTTTCCAAGAGTTATATTTTTTTTAACTAAAATAGTTAATGAATTGGATTATGATTTAGTTATGGTAACTAACCAAGATGGATTAGGTACTGAAAAATTTCCTGAAAAAAATTTTTGGCCTATCCATAATCATATATTAAAGATATTAAAAACAGAAGGAATTCATTTTTTTTCTATTCATATAGATAGAACTATTCCAGAAGAATATTCTTCTACCAGAAAACCAGGAATAGGAATGCTTACTTCTTATTTTCATTCGGATTATGATCTTTCCAATTCTTTTGTTATTGGAGATAGAATAACGGATGTTTTATTAGCAAATAATTTAGGATGTAAGTCCATATGGATCAATGAAAATAATCATTATGTATCCGAAAAAGAATTTTCCATAGAAAAAAAAATTTTAAAAAAAAAAATAGTTTTGAAAACTGATAATTGGAAAAATGTTTACGAATATTTAAAATATGTATCTAATAAAAAATTGATTAAACATCGAAGAAAAACATTAGAAACAGATGTAAAAATCACTATTCAACTTTATGGAGAAGGAAAATCAGATATAAAAACAGGATTAGGTTTTTTTGATCATCTTTTAGAACAAATTTCTTTTCATAGTATGATAGATATGAATATTCACACCAACGGAGACTTAAATATAGATGAACATCACACTATAGAAGATACTGCAATTGCTTTAGGAGAAGTTTTTAATCAATCTATTATAGATAAAAGAGGAATAGAACGTTATGGTTTTTTTTCTATTCCTATGGATGATTCTTTAGCTACAGTAATATTGGATCTTGGAGGTAGAAGTGAATTATCTTGGAAAACCAATTTTTTAAGTGAAAAGATTGGTCAAGTTCCTACAGAAATGTTTATCCATTTTTTTAAATCTTTTTCTTCTTCTGCAAAATGTAATATTCATATTTATGCTACAGGAAAAAATGATCATCATAAGATAGAATCTATTTTTAAAGCTTTCGCTAGAGCTATTAAAATGGCTATAAAAAAAAACAATATTAAAAAATTGCCTAGTTCTAAAGGCCTATTATAAAAATTTTTCAATAAAAAAATTATGAAAATAATTATTATAAAATATCCTGCTGGAAATGTACAATCTGTACTTTTTTCTTTAGAAAGAATAGGAGTAGATGCTTTCGTAACGGACTCTATAGAGTCTATTAAAAATGCAGAAAAAGTAATTTTACCTGGTGTAGGAGAAGCTAATTTTGCTATGAAATATTTGAAAGAAAAGAAATTGGATATTATTTTATCTAAATTGGAACAACCAGTATTAGGAATATGTTTAGGAATGCAATTATTATGTAAATATTCAGAAGAAAGTAGTACTAATTGTATAGGAATTTTTGATTTATTAATAAAAAAATTTCAATCAGAAAATAAAAATCATAAAATTCCTCAAATTGGTTGGAATACTATTGATACACTAAAAGGCCCATTATTTGAAAATATTCCAGATGGAAGTTATCAATATTTTGTACATAGTTATTATGCTCCTTTAGGAAAATATACTATAGCTAAAACAGATTATATAGTTTCTTATAGTTCAGCACTACAAAAAAAAAATTTTTATGCTGTACAATTTCATCCAGAAAAATCTTCTTATGTGGGACATAAAATATTAGAAAACTTTATAAGATTATAAAAAAAAATAAATTTTTATAATGAATATTATTGCAGCTATAGATCTTATTGATGGAAAATGTGTTCGTTTAACACAAGGAGACTATAAAAGAAAAAAAATTTATAATAAAGATCCATTAGATATGGCCTATTTATTAGAAGATCATGGAATATCTAGATTACACTTAGTAGATTTAGATGGAGCAAAAAAAGGGAAAGTCATTCATTGGAATATTTTGGAAAAAATTGCAAAATATACACATCTAATCATTGATTTTGGAGGTGGAATTCATTCCGAAGAAGATGTACGTATTGTATTTGAGAATGGAGGGAATATGGTTACTATTGGAAGTATAGCTGTAAAAAATCCATTTCTTCTCAAAAAATGGATTCAAATTTATGGAAAAGATAAAATACTTCTTGGAGTGGATGTTAAGGATTATAAAATTGCTACTAATGGATGGACAAAATTTCATAAAATTCCTTTTTGGGATTTTTTAGAAGAAAAAAATTTTCATGGAATAAAAAAATTTTTTTGTACGGATATATCTAAAGATGGAGGTCTTTCTGGACCATCTTTATCCTTATATAAGAATATCATTCATAGGTTTCCAAATATTGAACTTATTGCAAGTGGAGGAATAAGAAATATGTCCGATATCAAAATATTGTATGATTTAGGTTGTCATGGAGTAATTATTGGAAAAGCTATATATGAAAATAAAATATCGTTATCGGAACTTAGAAATTGGGAAGATGGTGATAAAAAATTAAAATAAACTATGTTAGTTAAACGTATTATCCCATGTTTAGATATTAAAAATGGAAGGATTGTCAAAGGAGTTAATTTTAATAATTTAAAAGATGCTGGAGATCCAATAATAATGAGTCATTGGTATACAAAACAAGGTGCAGATGAATTAATATTTTTAGATATCACAGCTACAAATGAAAAAAGAAAAACATTATTTTCTTTAGTGAAAGAAATTTCTCGTTATATTAATATTCCTTTTACTGTTGGAGGAGGTATTATGGAAGAAAAAGACGTAGAATTATTATTAAATGCAGGAGCAGATAAAATATCTATTAATACAGCTGCTTTTAAAAGTCCAAAAATTTTAGAAGTTCTTTCTAGAAGATTTGGTAGTCAATCTATTGTTTTAGCTATTGATACAAAATACGATAAAAATGAATGGTGGGTATATTTAAATGGAGGCAGAATTTCAACTAGAAAAAAAACTTTAGATTGGGCTAAAGAAGGAGTAAATAGAGGGGCAGGAGAAATATTATTAACTTCAATAAATCATGATGGGATGAAAAATGGATTTGCTTTAGATATAACTAAAAAAATTTCAGATCTACTTTCTATACCTATTATTGCTTCAGGTGGAGCTGGTAAATTAGAAGATTTTTATCAAGTTTTTAAAAATGGGAATGCAGATGCAGCATTAGCTGCTAGTATTTTTCATTATAGAGAAATCGAAATTCCTAATTTAAAATATTATTTAAATTATCATAATATACCTGTGAGAACTAATAAATAAATTTCAACAAAATGAAGTACATTAAAAAAAAAATAAATTTTAAAAAAGGATTAATTCCCGTTATTGTTCAAGATTCAAAAACTAGTAAAGTTTTAATGCTTGGTTATATGAATCAAGAATCCTATAAAAAAAGTATTGAAGAAAAAAAAGTTATTTTTTATAGTAGATCTAAAAAAAGATTGTGGAAAAAAGGAGAAATTAGTCATAATTATCTTTTAATTAAAGATATATTAATTGATTGTGATAAAGATACTTTATTGATTAAAGCAAATCCTACAGGTCCCATTTGCCATAATGGATCGGATACTTGTTGGAAAGAAATAAATAAAATGAATTTTTTATTTCATTTAGAAAATATAATCTCTAATAGAATAAATAAAAAATATAAAAATTCTTATATTTTTCAACTATTTCAAAAAGGAATTAATAAAATATCTCAAAAATTAGGGGAAGAAGCCATAGAAATGATTATTGAATCTAAAGATAATGATAAACATTTTTTTTTAAATGAATCTGCAGATTTATTATTTCATTATCTTATTCTTTTACATAAAAAAGGAATTTCCATACAAGAAATTATAAATATTTTAGAAGAAAGACATTTAAAAAATGAAAAAAAAGAATTAATAAATATTTAAAATTTTTTATTTACTTAAATTTATTAAAAAAAATAGATAAATGCAACATCATAAGGAATCCCCTGTACTGTAAATAATGATCATTTTTTTATTGTAATTTTATTGATGATTTGATAAACTATTTAAAATAATTTTTTTTATTTTCCAAATCTTTTTAAAATACCAATTATAAATGAGTCTATAGGATAGAATATATTATTTTTTTTTGTTATTTAATGCGGCAGCTATTAAAATATTTTTTATAAGCATAATTCGGGTCATAGGACCAACTCCACCTGGGACAGGTGTAAGATAAGAAGCTTTTCCATAAACGCTATTAAAATCAACGTCTCCTTTTAAAATAAATTTTTTTTTATTTTTTACTTTATTAATGCCAACATCTATAATGATAGCTCCTTTTTTAATCATTTTTCCTGTTAAATAACCGGGAATTCCAACAGAAATTATAATTATATCTGCATTTTTCGTATAGTTTTCAATATTTTTAGTATAACTATGTGTCAGTGTTACAGTGCTATTTCCAAGATAATTTTTTCTACTCATCAAGATACTAATAGGTCTTCCTACAATACGACTTCTTCCAATTACTACAGTATTTTTACCAGAAATTTTTATTTTATATCTTTCTAAAAGAACTAATATTCCTAATGCAGTAGCGGGTAAAAAAGTATTCATATTCAAAGCCATTTTTCCAAAATTTTCGGGGTGAAATCCATCTACATCTTTTTTTGGATTAATTGCTAAAATGATATTATCCGTATTGATATGTTTTGGAATAGGTAATTGTATAATAAAACCATCTATTAAAGAATTTTCATTCATTTTTTGAATTTCTTTTAATAATTCCAATTCGGAAATTTCTACAGTTAGATGTACTAAAGTTGATTGTATTCCAAGATTTTTGCATTCTTTTATTTTACTATTGACATATATTAGACTGGAACTATTATTTCCTAATAAAATAATTCCAAGATGAGGAATTCGTTTTTTTTTATTTCGTATATTTTTATCTATTTCCTTAGAAATTTCTTTTCTTATTTCAATTGCTAAACGATTTCCATTTAATAATTGGGTCATTTTCGAATTTCTATTTCTTTTGTTAATTGAAGGAATTCTTTTATAGATAATTGTTCAGCTCTTTTATTCAAAAATGGAATATCATAAAAATTTGGAATTTTTTTAAAATATTGGAGTGCATTTTTCAATATTTTTCTTCTTTGATTAAAAGCCATTTTTACGCATAAAAATAAAATATCCTTATTAAAAAGGATTTTTGAT from Blattabacterium sp. (Cryptocercus punctulatus) str. Cpu harbors:
- the tilS gene encoding tRNA lysidine(34) synthetase TilS; its protein translation is MEYKLYDTLFLEKLIKDFSIENKNVCVAVSGGLDSMVLLNLLLHISCNLKKITLSVAHCNFSLRNKESNEDEYFVRNFCIKKNISYHIKRFNTLDFSKKKKISIQMAARKLRYDWFEELLEINSYEYIALGHHFNDSIETFFINMMRGTGIKGLLGIPIKNKKFIRPLSDFTKKEILHYAKIKNIKWRLDNSNKEYKYLRNKIRLITSTFSNSFYKGVKKSMEYLYQENSFIEIEIKKINKDITVEKQSNPFLWKIEYKKIKNLQPLSFYLFKLFFPYGFSNVENLKHLIYAQSGKQLISKRYRIIKNRNYWILIENHFFDKKDNGYVIQDIQFGNLKYLPIDIQFIINPSLKKENTKNMSFIDFDKIKFPLELRTWKKGDYFFPLNMKGKKKLSKYYKEKKFSLLEKKQIWLLINGNGDIILVIGNRLDDRFKVTKKTKKY
- the serC gene encoding 3-phosphoserine/phosphohydroxythreonine transaminase, with product MKIHNFNAGPSILPKQVIKKSVKAVINYNQYGLSLLEISHRSKDFEEIMEKTTNLVKNLMNLNEDYSVLFLQGGATLQFTMVPYNLMQKEAAYLDTGIWANMAIEEAKKIGKVKILFSGREKKYVHISKNYKIPDEVDYFHCTSNNTIVGTQMKIFPNTSVPIICDMSSDIFSRKLNFCKFGLIYASAQKNVSSAGMTIVIVKKNILIKTQRNIPSYLDYKIHIKNKSIFNTPNIFSIYTSMLTLEWIKNKGGISILEKKNKEKSKLLYDEIDRNNLFENKIYKEDRSNMNVTFFLKKKNLKKKFDDMWKKENIIGLEGHRVLGGYRASIYNAIPLESVQVLIDVMKEFERIFS
- a CDS encoding YggS family pyridoxal phosphate-dependent enzyme, whose protein sequence is MKTIEYRIFSIKKSIPKNIKILVVSKNQDISSIKKVYQTGHRDFGENYIQEMILKYKKLPKDIRWHMIGRIQSNKLKYIVPFINLIHSVQRIEHLKIINKEALKYNRIINCLLQIKICNEKNKSGITNKEVHEILENNHYKNMKNVKIIGLMGMATFHGSIQKIRHEFDYLNKIYNECKNKYKYSVLSMGMSRDYPIAIECGSTLIRLGTFFFGKKNIQ
- a CDS encoding exodeoxyribonuclease III encodes the protein MKIISYNINGIRSGINKGLSNWIEINQPDILCFQEIKAFPEQIDTSIFDNLGYYHYWYPSTKKKGYSGVGILCKKRPNHIEYGIGIDSIDQEGRILRIDLKKISVINIYIPSGIDMENRLNFKFYFMDNFIFYIEKMKKKLTNLIICGDYNICHKKIDIYDPIKNHKNSGFLPKERKWMSDFLNLGFIDSFRNYVKESKHYSWWSYRYNSKKNNKGWRIDYIMVSSFLKKKMINAYLLPEIKYSDHCPTVLEIEINK
- a CDS encoding shikimate kinase, whose product is MKVTLIGYMGCGKTSIGKILSEKLKFFFYDLDSMIVQKKKDSIYNIFKKNGEIFFRKIEHLMLKKFLKKHKQYILSVGGGTPCYYNNIYLLNKYSKTFYLKTNIYTLYKRLYIEKKNRPIISHLSKNELFIFIMKHFSNRIFFYEKSSKIIDITGKSKKKIIKEIINNIE
- the hisD gene encoding histidinol dehydrogenase encodes the protein MNIQVYMQPSFNTWKYIIKRPIKNISILTDSVTPIINNVKKYGDLALKTYTKKYDNFNLKYIQVTEEDINKANIKISNCLKKSIEIAYKNIKFFHQKQIHEESKIEVLPGIICWRKSVPIEKVGFYIPGGSAPLLSTVLMLGIPGKLAGCENIILCSPPNKNGEIHPSILYTAKYIGIKQIYKIGGAQAIAAMAYGTESIPSVYKIFGPGNSYVTIAKQIVSQNGIVSIDIPAGPSEIVILADNTANPEYVASDLLSQSEHDIESYIILVTINESWWIEKVKSELKKQLINLSYRKNIMKKAFEKSKIIVFDSLEEGINLINEIAPEHLIINCNNAIYWSNKIKNAGSIFLGNYSPISIGDYATGPNHVLPTYGYAKSYSGVSVDSFIKKITFQKISKKGLRNLSKCVDVLSSEEGLIAHKKSINIRLKK
- the hisG gene encoding ATP phosphoribosyltransferase, which produces MDKLKIAIQKSGRLYDDSIKLLKDCSIEVNIGIDKLKTTALNFPLEILFLRDDDIPQYLEDGVADIGIVGKNVLLEKRKKIKIKETLGFGKCRLAIAIPKSLVYKEINDLNGKIIATSYPFLVREFFEKKYIKAEIHEISGAVEIAPGIGLADCICDLVSSGSTLFMNGLKEVETILQSEAVLASNLHLGEPQNIIMKKLLFRIRSVKKAKNHKYILLNVSNEHLEKIISHLPGIKSLVIFPLENSKCSSVHFVVNENNFWRIIENLKALGAQDILVLPIEKIIL